A section of the Catalinimonas alkaloidigena genome encodes:
- a CDS encoding succinate dehydrogenase cytochrome b subunit → MTWFTRAVTSSIGQKVLMSLTGLFLVSFLFVHLSGNFLLFADDGGRAFNEYSKFMTSAAIIRVMEIVLLLGIVLHVYTATTLTRRNAQARPQKYAYTQPSPGVSWFSRNMGISGSIVLIFLVIHIQNFWYRYKFGEPGVDAWGNRDMYTLVATTFRVEWWYSILYILAMVLLAFHLNHGFQSAFRTLGLNHPKYLPVIKGTGTFLAILFPIAFAVFPIYFLFFN, encoded by the coding sequence ATGACCTGGTTTACCAGAGCTGTGACAAGTTCCATCGGCCAGAAAGTGCTGATGTCGCTTACTGGTTTGTTCCTCGTTTCGTTTCTCTTCGTACACCTTTCCGGCAACTTTCTCCTTTTTGCCGACGACGGCGGCCGCGCTTTCAACGAGTACTCCAAGTTTATGACCTCCGCGGCCATCATCCGCGTGATGGAAATCGTACTCCTGCTCGGCATCGTCCTCCACGTGTACACCGCCACTACCCTGACGCGTCGCAACGCGCAGGCGCGGCCTCAAAAGTACGCCTATACCCAGCCTTCGCCGGGCGTTTCGTGGTTTTCGCGTAACATGGGCATTTCCGGCTCCATCGTGCTGATCTTTCTGGTCATCCACATTCAGAACTTCTGGTACCGCTACAAGTTCGGGGAACCGGGCGTAGATGCCTGGGGCAACCGCGACATGTATACCCTGGTAGCTACCACGTTTCGGGTAGAATGGTGGTACTCCATCCTGTACATCCTGGCGATGGTTCTGCTGGCGTTTCACCTGAATCACGGGTTTCAAAGCGCTTTCCGGACGTTGGGCTTAAACCATCCGAAGTACTTGCCAGTTATAAAAGGGACCGGCACGTTTCTGGCGATTTTATTCCCCATAGCGTTTGCCGTGTTTCCGATCTACTTCCTGTTTTTTAATTGA